Part of the Scyliorhinus torazame isolate Kashiwa2021f chromosome 20, sScyTor2.1, whole genome shotgun sequence genome, ttttacagcagggtgcggttcacataaacactgtttacagtacgcactgtttgcatatactatttatagcagtgtacggtttacataaacactgtttactgtagggcgctgtttgcatagactatgtttacaataatgtacggttcacataaacactgttaattGCAGGTCCGgttcagatagactctgtttacggcaatgtccggtttaaatattgtttactgtagggcactgtttaaattgactatgtttactttaggcactgtttacatagactgtttacaacaATGTACTGTTtaaattaacactgtttactgtcaggcattgtttgcagcagtattcggtttacattaacactgtttacagcagggcactgctTACGTAGActatttgcagcagtgtacggtttacataaacaatgtttactgcagggcactgtttgcatagactatttacagcagtgtacggtttccataaagactgttaacaatccggcactgtttacatagcctgtttacactagtgcacggtttacaataagactgtttactgtacggtaCTGTATCCATAGCCTCCGTTTACAAAAATGTTCGGTTTCAGTacgctgtttactgcaggacactgtttaaatagactatgttaactgcagggcacatgtacaaagattgtttgcagtagtgtacggtttacagaaacattggttacagtagcgcactgttacaatgactgtttagtgtagggcactgtttacatagtcactgtttacagcagtgtacgatttacagaaacactgtttactatagggcactgtttacatagactctgtttacaggaagtcgacgatttacagaaacactgtttattgtagggcattgtttaaatagacaagGTAAAcatggcaaggtcacagtgatcatgggggacttcaatatgcaggtggactgggtaaataatgctgccagttgacccaaggaaagggaattcattgaatgtttacaggagggctttttggaacagcttgttatggagcccacgaggggataggccattctggacttagtgttctgtcatgagccaggcttgattaaagatcttaaagtaagggaacactgaggaggcagtgatcatagtatggtagaattcaatctccaatttgatagAAAGAAGGTAGAAACGGATGCAAATGTGTTACTGTTAAATAaatgtaactacaggggcatgcgggaggaactgacgaaaatcgactgggagcagagcctagtgggaaagacagtagaacagcaatggcaggagttcctgggagtaattgaggacacagtacagaggttcatccgaaagaaaagaaaggttatcagaggagggattaggcagccatggctgacaaaggaagttagggaatgcatcaaagcaaaagagaaagcctataatgtggcaaagattattgcgaagtcagaagattgggaaggctacacaaacaaacagaggataacaaagagataaataaggaaagagaggatcaattatgaaggtaggctagccagtaacattaggaatgatagtaaaagtttctttaaatacattaaaaacaaacgggaggcaaaagtagatatcgggccgctccaaaattacgctggtaatctagtgatgggagacaaggaaattgctgaggaactaaatatgTACTTTGCGTCAGCCATCAGAGTGgaatacatgagtaatatcccaacaattcaagagagtcagggggcagagttgaatatggtaaccatcacaaaggagaaagtgccagagaaactagaggtctaaaaattgataaatctccgggcccagatgggctccatcctagagttctaaaggaaaattataggccaattagcctaacctcggttgttggcaagattctagaatccactgttaaggatgatatttctaaattcttggaagcgcagggtcggattaggtcaagtcagcatggatttagtaaggggaggtcttgcctgataaacctgttagagtcctttgaagagataacaaatcggtttgaccaaggagagccaatggatgttatctatcttgacttccaaaaggcctttgataaggtgcctcacgggagactgctgagtaaaataagggcccatggtattcgaggcaaggtactaacatggattgacgattggctgtcaggcggaaggcagagagttgggataaaaggttctttttcggaatggcaaccggtgacgagtggtgtcccgcagggttcagtgttggggccacagctgttctctttatatattaacgatctagatgacgggactgcgggcattctggctaagttttccgatgatacaaagataggtggaggtggaggaagattcagacagtttaggagagtggtccaaggaatggctgatgaaattcaacgtgggcaagtgcgaggtcttgcactttggaaaaaagaatagtggcatggactattttctaaacgatgacaaaattcataatgctgaagtgcaagggacttgggagtcctagtccaggattctctaaaggtaaacttgcaggttgagtccgtaattaagaaagcaaatgcaatgttgtcatttatctcaagaggcttgaaatataaagcagggatgtacttttgaaactttataaagcattagttaggccccatttagaatactgtgagcaattttcggtcccacacctcaggaagaacatactggcactggagcgggcacagcggagattcacacggatgatcccaggaatggtaggcctagcatacgatgaacgtctgaggatcctgggattatattcattggagtttaggaggttgaggggagatataatagaaacttacatgataatgaatggcttagatagggtggatgtagggaagttttttcattagcaggggagactaggacccgggggcacagcctgagaatgaaagggagtcactttagaacagagatgaggagaaatttcttcagccagagagtggtgggtctgtggaattcattgccatagagggcggtggaggccgggacgttgagtgtctttaagacagaagtcgataccttcttgatttctcgaggaattaagggctatggagagagagcgggtaaatggagttgaaatcagccatgattgaatggtggagtggactcgatgggccgagtggccttacttccgctcctatgtcttatggtcttataccttaGTTGCCGGACTACAAATCagcttcccattcccctgccaaattagtttaaaccctcccgaagagtactagaaaacctccctcccaggatattggtgcctctctggttcaaatgcaagccgtcctgcttgtacaggtcccaccttccccagaatgtgctccaattatccaaatacctgaagcccaaaTTATGTACGTTCCACATTAACATGCGGACCGGGGTTCTCACCGCCGCCCAACACTTCCTGTCACCCTTAATTACTGCCCCTGTCCCCGCAAAACAAGCGGCGCACTACCGTACCCCTCGTTCACGTCAGTCTACTACCCCTCCCGCTCGCCATCCCAGAGCCCCACCCACATTAGCCATTTCCTCTCGAAACCAGTTCTCCCTACATAGTCGCCATCCTCCGTTCATACCTCCAAAGCCCACCGAAACCTATCCACACAGGCATAGGCGGACGGGGCCCCTCCCGGCATCGCTGCTGTTTACTAGGCAACTAGCAATTACAGGCGAGCTATCCCCcatcagagccccctcccccatatgcccaacTCCGAAAATAATAACACAAAGGTCGAACACACAAGCTTTCCAATCAGCGCGGCAGAATAGAGCCCCCTGATGAAACATGTCCTCCCAACTACTCCATGAAGAAAAACCAAATTCCAATCTCAGTTCAGTCCCAGTCTTTCAGCCGTCACaaacgcctcctcctgctccacgtTCTCAAATTCATTGTCCCTGGAGTTGTGTGTAACTCTTTACTTCGCCAGGTACAACATCCTAAACCGCACGTTGCTCTTGTACAACGCTGCTGTCGCCCGAACAAAGGCCGCCCGCTCTTTTGGCAGCTCCGCCGTGAGATCTTGGTCTGTACGAATGACAcaaccttcccacctcacctctcgattctgTTTCGTCAATCTCAGCACATTCTCCTTCACCCGATGGATATGAAAGCAGCCTCTCACAGCTCTTGTTTGTTTCGCCACCTTCGGCTTCTGCCGGAGTGACCGATGAGCCCAATTCTGCGAATAGATGGAAGGGTTTTACTCCTCTCAAAATCTCCGGAAAATACTCCGCCTGCCTCCAGCGCTCCAGCCCCACAGGAAATCCCACGATCCGCACATGCTACCGCCGTGACCTATTCTCCCAGACCTCCATTGTTGCTCTCAGCCCTGTATTACACTCGACCGCCCACCGTATCCCCTGACTCTTCCAGCTAAACTGCTCGCTGTgacgcgacaatgcctccgtaaccgccttcaacacctcactgCTCTGGATGTGTTTCACAAAACATCCTTATCGGGTTTAGCTTATCATCCGCCACCATCCTCTCGATCAGCTCCCTATTGAAATGTTTGGCGAACTGCTGCCCACACAGTCCACTGCAACAATCTCAGGGAGCCTTCCCACTGTAAAGGGCGGAGCTCCGCCCGACCAGCTTGGCATTTCCTCCCTCAGAACTCCACACCCAGCTCGAgctctcaggggactgtccactggaatgggcggagctccacccgggcagcttgctcccgctacctttcctcgaacagaactccacacccagctcgggctctcaggggactgtccactggaatgggcggagctccaccCGGGCAGCTTGCTCCCGCTACCTTTCCTCGAACAGAACTCTACACCCAGCTCGGgctctcaggggactgtccactggaatgggcggagatCCACCCGGGCAGCTTGCACCCGCTACCTTTCCTCGAACAGAACTCTACACCCAGCTCGAGCTCTCAGGAGAACTGTAGCTCGCACCTTTTATCTTTGTACTCCTCACTGCGTTATAGACTTCCTTTAGTTGAGGCAGCCTTTCCAGAGATCAATCGTGTCAAATCCGCAGCCACAAGCTGAGTTAAAGGGACCATAAAACGACAGTCCTATCAGGAGCCACCCAGCGTGTAACGTACACCTACAGTCGCCACCCACTTCTGGCACTTCGCAGTTCCAAAAAAGAATATCAAAACTGGAACAAATTAACGTCCTCCACATGCCCTTAATGAGCATTCAAACGTCCTGATTTAATTATGTGGGAAGCCCCCTGCAACTCGTCCAGGGATTCGAATAATCTGCAGAATGTGTCTCTATTCTGCGATTCCTGCATGATGCATTAGAAACAAACGTTCTCTGCAATGGATTGGAATCCATTTCATATCGATCGTGAAATTAAGCAcagctgtgtcagtgtgtcaaATCCCTGCACTCTCGGGGCAGtttttagcactgcagtctcatggcgccgaggctccCGATTCGATgccgtctctgtgtcactgtccgtgtggagtttacacattctcctcgtgtttgcggcggttccgcccccacaacacaaagatatgcagggtaggtggagtggacaCGCTAAATTGACCAATGATTGTAAAAAGTGAATATTGGTCACTCTAAAACGAAAAAAGATCTCTGCTCTATCGAACTCAAACTTCCCAGGAAAGGATCCATGTTCATAGTCCACGTGGGGTCTTTATTGAGTTTATACACAGCTGACATATTTTTAAGTTCAGCAAGCTGACAGTCTCGACTGGGAGGAGTATCAAAAAATTCCATGTCTTACTATATGTCGCGAACTGCATAGTTGACGCTGACACGGTAACGGATATTCAGAGTAACTTTATTTCCCTTTGATCAATTCTCTATATAATACACATTTCGCATTCATATTCTCCCTAACAAAatcgataaactcagattgttcgaAACTCTTCTAGTACTTTTTATTTCATCCAATCCCGCAAATTACATATGATTATCTCGTATGGATGAACTtgttgaaacatatacaattctgcTGGGAGTTATACAGGCTGGATGCAGAGtggattcatgcccccccccccccccccccaacctggggtAACCTGGAACGAGGATGTATACTTTCAAAATGAGAGTCTCCAGTTTAACAGAGCCTGGAGGAGGGTTGTATCCACCCAGTAGATCTTCAGTATATGGAATATCACCACCACAAAATCAGTGGATGTGATGTCCTTGGATATATTAAAAACAAGAGTAACATTCTGGTTCTACAGAGGGTTATATACCATGGGTTGGGATGGGCGGAATGAGGCAGAAAATGATGTGAAAGACATAATCATGTTTGTCATTGCATTGCTGACTGGTGGAGATAAACGGTGGGCTGACGGGAGCATAACTGCTCGTTTTACTCATGTTCTCAGGTTTTGTATTAATTTAGTAATTGCTGCGACTGCACCGCTCACTGTGCTCTTGAACTGCTCTCTGAATTTGGACTGAGTCGCCccataaataaatgtatttgtgcAGCAGCTTAAGTTCCGGAACATAATTCCCACATGTTCAAATATATATAACGAATCGTTGTAATAGTTTGGATCTGTATCTGTAATGTTATAATACAAGAATTCAATAACATGCACCAACCACAGAATTACGAAGCTTCCggatatggagaagagtaaaatcacAGACTTCCTTCTGCTGTCCATCTCTGGATCACTACGATTCTGACCTCTCAGTCCCTTGCGGACTCGACTTGCCACTAATATGTGTCTGACTGTTAGACTGTTGAGCAATGCAATTAAACTAAATGGAAGAAATGGAGTAAAAACTCTATGAAGCCACTTAAATACCAACCAACCAGGATCAGTGTAGTAGCTTGGCTTTGTATAACAGTCCCATGGTACATTATTGATTATCCACACAGGGCCAACCGTAAAATAGAATGGAATGTTTTTCAAACAGAGCAGAATGGTCGTGGTCGCTAGAACCACAGCTGCTGTTTTTTTGGTGCAATATTTGGTTTTCAACTTTTGAgaacaaatagccacaaatcgatcaaatgaGAAAGTGACGGTAAACCAGACGGAACAATCTGTGGTAGTGCGACTGAGAAAATAGATGACACTGCATACAGGGGTGATGTCCAAAAAAGACCCAGGGAAATAATAGTAACTGATCCGATAAAGTATGCCATCAgtgataatgaccagtagatccgccgttgccatggccacgagGTAATGAGTAGTGCAGGCAGTGAGACCACATTTTCCTCGGGACAGGATCACAATCGCCAGTAAATTTACTGCAATAGAAAGAAGAGTAAAGGGACCGGAAACTACTTTCCAATCTTGTTAATTCTGTCACAGACAACAAATTGAATATTTCAAGGTTTGATTGGAGATGTGTGGGTGGTGGTTCGGTGGTTAG contains:
- the LOC140397092 gene encoding probable G-protein coupled receptor 139, with protein sequence MLEIFYTIRKLYYMILAVIGVPVNLLAIVILSRGKCGLTACTTHYLVAMATADLLVIITDGILYRISYYYFPGSFLDITPVCSVIYFLSRTTTDCSVWFTVTFSFDRFVAICSQKLKTKYCTKKTAAVVLATTTILLCLKNIPFYFTVGPVWIINNVPWDCYTKPSYYTDPGWLVFKWLHRVFTPFLPFSLIALLNSLTVRHILVASRVRKGLRGQNRSDPEMDSRRKSVILLFSISGSFVILWLVHVIEFLYYNITDTDPNYYNDSLYIFEHVGIMFRNLSCCTNTFIYGATQSKFREQFKSTVSGAVAAITKLIQNLRT